Part of the Patescibacteria group bacterium genome is shown below.
ATATCATATCAATGTGATTATCGCCGGCCACATTGCCTCGGATTCCATTGGGATGAATGTGTTTTTGGATGAGCTGGAAAAGAAAGGGATTAAAATCATTCCTTGTTCAGGGTTGATTAGGAAATGAAATTAAAATTATTCTAATTAACCTAATTATTCTAAGAAATGACCAATGTCTAAGTACCAATGAATAAATGAATAACAGAATTGGCTAATTAGGATTTGTTTATTCCTGATTTATTTAGGTCAATTAGAATAATTAGAGCAATTAGAAATTTAAAATGATGTTCTCAAAAAATATTTTAAAAAATGGCTTGCGCGTTGTGACTGTTCCAATGCAAAACACAAAGACAGTGACGGTTTTGGTGGTCGTGGAAACTGGTTCCAAATATGAGACGAAAAAAAACAATGGAATTTCCCATGTTTTAGAGCATATGTTTTTTAAGGGCACGCAGAGGCGGCCTAATACACAGATACTCGCTTCGGAAATTGACAAGATTGGCGGGGAACACAATGCTTTTACTTCTGAAGAGTTTACCGGTTACTATGCCAAAGCGGCTTCGCGCCACGCGCGTTTGCTCTTTGATTTGATCTCTGATATGTTTTTGAATTCTAAACTGGCAGAACAGGAGTTATCTCTGGAAAAGAACGTGATTTGCGAAGAGATTAATATGTATCAAGACATACCGATGCATTATGTGGGTTATTTGTGGGAGCAGTTGCTTTATGGCGATCAACCCGCGGGCTGGCTCACTATCGGCACCAAGGAGAATGTTCAAGGTTTTTCCAGGGAGGATTTGGTGAATTATTTGAAGAAAAGTTATGTCGCGGCTAACACCATTATTATCGTTGCTGGCGATATTGATTCACAAAAAGCTTTAACAGAGGCAAATAATTTTTTTGGTTCTACGCGCGTTGCTCCCAAACCGCGGAAAGTAAAAGTTCTGGAAAAACAGAACGAGCCCCGAATTTTGCTCCAAACCAAAAAAACCGACCAGAGTCATTTTTGCCTTGGCGTGCGGGGTTATTCTGTCCATCATCCCGATTATTATCCTCTGGAAGTTTTAACCGCGGTTTTGGGGGGAGGAATGAGTTCTCGTTTATTTATCGCAGTTCGGGAAAGAAGAGGTCTTGCTTATTATGTCCATACCAACTTTGAAAGCTATACCGATCACGGTTATCTTGTTACGCAGGCAGGCGTGGATAATAATAACACAGAGGAGGCAGTAAAAGTGGTTTTGAGTGAACTTAGGAAGGCAAGAGAACAGAAGGTTCAAGAGAAAGAGCTGAATAAGGCGAAAGAATACCTGAAGGGCAAATTGACCTTGGATTTAGAAACTTCTGATGAATACGCCTTCTGGCTGGCAGGGCAAGAGGTGGTCCGAGGAGAAATGTTGACCGAAGAGCAAATTTTTCAGAAAATTGATGCCGTGAGCAGCGTAGACGCGCAAAGGGTGGCGAATGATATCTTTAGAAATAATAAACTGAATCTGGCAGTAATTGGACCGCAGAAGGAAAAGGAGGGATTAAAGCAGGTTCTGAATTTATGAAAATTTTCAATTTCTAATTTTCAATTTTTATTAAATTTCTAATAATTTAATTTTCAAACAGTGAATAGAAACTTTTGTTGTGCGGTTATGAAGCTTTGAAAATTTAAAAATTGGGATTTGATTGAAAATTGGGATTTGAAAATTGAAAATTAACCCCAAATCTATGCCTAAAAAACAAGTTATCTTGAATACCTCTTCAATTGTGATTGTAAAAATTGTTCTAGTTCTGCTAGGACTAGTCTTTTTGTATTTCGTGCGAGATGTAGTGATGGTTTTATTTACGGCGGTCGTGATTTCCGCCGCGCTTAATCCGATCGTGGATTGGCTGCAAAAAAAGCGTATTCCGCGGACCTTAAGCGTACTTTTAATCTATACTGTCCTTCTTAGTATTGTTGTTCTATCCATCTATCTTTTAATTCCGCCGATTGTCACTCAGGTCAAAGATTTAGCGAATCAATTCCCTAATCTTTATGAGCAGCTGGCGCAGAAAGGGATGAAGTTGAAGGCTTTCTCGGCGCGCGAAGATCTTCTAAGTAATATCCAAAAAGTTGTTTCTTCGTTGGGTAATAATATTACAGGAGCGACGCGCAGTATCTTTGGGACTTTAGGCACCATTTTTGGCAGTTTTATTTCCGCTTTTGTAATTTTGGTTTTATCTTTCTATTTAACCGTGCAGAAGGATGCCTTGAAGAGTTTTATTCGAGCGATTACGCCAGCACGTCGGCAAAAGCATATTATTGAACTTGTGGATCGCGTCCAGCATAAGATTGGGCAGTGGCTGTCTGGCCAGATTTTTTTATGCTTTGTGGTAGGTATCCTGACATTTTTAGGATTAACACTTCTAGGAGTGAAGTACAGCTTAGTTTTAGCGCTTTTCGCGGGGTTGATTGAGATTATTCCTTACGTGGGTCCAGTTTTAGGAGGACTGCCGGCTGTATTTTTAGCTTTGACCCAATCGCCAATTTTAGCTTTGTTCGTAATTATCCTTTTCTTTGTTGTCCAGCAGATAGAAAATCATATCTTGGCGCCCAAGATAATGCAAAAAACGGTGGGTTTAAACCCGATTGTAGTTATTTTAGCTTTACTCGCGGGCGGCAAGCTCGCCGGGATTTTGGGGATGATTTTGGCTATCCCTGTCGCGACCGTGGTTACCGTTTTTGTACAGGATTATATGGAGCTTAAAAATAGAGCGCAAATTGCTAAAAAACCTAAAATAAATGTTTAGCGCTTGTTATTCTTAAATTTAAAAAACCCTCCCATTATGAGAAGAGGGTTTTTGGATAAAATCATTAGCTCTCATTGTCAAGCTCAAGCTGGGACTGTTCCCCTGTCTTATCCAAAACGTTTTTTAAAGCCTTCTCCTCCAGGATTTTGATGATTTTCTGGGTCACTTGCGCTTTTTCCGGTTTGGCCGCAAATTGCGTAGCCGCATGGGTGATTTGGGCGATAACAGTTCTTTGGTCATCAAGTTCGGAAACAATTTCCAGGGCTTTAGCAATTAAATCGGCTTCAGAGGTGTTTAAGACCTCAAAGAACAAGTCCCAAAATGCTTTTTTCTGATCCATAGAAGTAATCTAAAATGGAAAATCTAAAATATATATTTAAATCAAATTTTACATTTTAGATTTTAGTTTTTAAATTGAATTAGATTTTTAATTCTATCACAATATAAATTCGTGTCAAAATTCTATATTACCACCCCAATTTATTATGTAAATGATAAGCCGCATATTGGCCACGCTTATACGACAGTGGCAGCGGATGTTTTAGCACGCTGGCAGAAAATGAACGGCAAGGATGTGTTTTTTTTAACGGGTACAGATGAGCATGGAGCAAAGATCGCAGAGGCAGCGGAAAAAGCAGGCAAAAATCCGCAGGAATTCTCCGATCAAGTCTCTGAAGAATTTAAAAAAACGTGGAAGAACTTAGATATTGAACCTTCATATTTTATTCGGACAACTAATCCCGAACATGAAAAATTGGCAGTCGCTTTTTTAAGCCGTCTTTATGAAAAAGGTTTTTTGTATGAAAAAGATTATAAAGGGCTTTATTGTATTGGTTGTGAGAAATTTTTGACGGAAAAAGAATTGCTAGAAGGCAAATGTCCGGATCATAATCAAAAACCCGAGATGGTTTTAGAAAAAAATTGGTTTTTCAACTTGAAGGAATTTTTACCAAAAGTTAAAGAAATAGTCGCGGGGGGTAAAATAAAGATTGAGCCAGACACAGCTTATCAAGAGGTTTTAGGGATTTTCAAACAAGGTTTAGATGATTTTTCTATTTCGCGGCAGAAGGTAAAGTGGGGCATCCCCGTTCCTTGGGATAAGACACAAACAATTTATGTCTGGGTAGAGGCTTTGCTCAATTATTGGACTGCTCTCAAGATTGCCGACCATGAGGATTTTTGGCCGCCGGATGTGCATTTGATGAGCCACGATATTTTAAAATTTCATGCCATTTATTGGCTGGCGATGTTAGCGGCGGCAGATGTTGATCTTCCGCGCAGAATTTTTGTCCATGGTTATTTTACAATTGATGGTCAAAAGATGTCCAAGACGATAGGAAATGTGATTGATCCCAATGTTTTGGTGAAGAAGTTTGGGGTGGATGCCACACGCTATCTTTTGCTTTCCCGGTTTCCTTTTGGGAAGGATGGCGATATCTCGGAAGCTAAGATGAAAGAGATGTATAATGCGGATTTGGCGAACGGAATAGGAAATTTGGTGGCTCGAGTGGCGCGTTTTCAATTGCGGATTGATAAATTGCGAATTGCGAATTGCGAATTAAAAGAGTATAAAAGTTTAATGGAAGAGCTTAAATTTTATGAGGTGTTGAAGTTAATTATGAACAAAGTAAAGGAATGTAATGATATGATTGAAGAGAAGAAACCCTGGAGAATAAAAAATGAGCAGGAAATTAAGAAAACTTTAATGCCAGTGGTTGAGAAGATTATAATTATTGCGGAAATGTTGAAGCCATTTATGCCCAATGTTAGCGGAAAAATTTTAGAGATTTTAAAGACTAGGAAGAGTGAAATTTTATTCCCCCGTATTTAATAATTTTAAATTTGTTATGATTGACACCCACGCGCATTTAAATTTCAAAGACTTTAATGAAGATTATAAGCAGGTAATCAAAGATTCGATTGATAATGGCGTAGAGACTATTATAAATGTTGGTTCAGATTTTCAAACAAGCGAGAAAGCGATTAAAATCGCGGGGGAAAATGAAATTTGTTATGCCGCGGTTGGTATTCATCCGATTCATACGGATCGGGTGGAAGGGATGCAAGAGGAAGAAATTTTTGAAAAATTGGTAAATTTGGCAAAGGGAAAGAAAATAGTTGCGATCGGTGAAACAGGATTAGACTATTATCATCTGCCGTCGGAACAAAAGAAAAAGGGCAAGGTGACGCGAGCGCAAAAACAATTATTTCAAATTCATTTAAATTTGGCGAGAAAAACAAATTTGTTTTTGATTTTGCATTGCCGCGACGCCTATGATGATTTACTGCAGATTATCAATGAAACAATAAAGCAATGGAACAATGAAATTATGATGGGGGTGGTGCATTGTTTTTGCGGCAGTCTTGAAATAGCAAGAAGGTTTTTAGATCTAGGCCTTTATGTTGGTTTTACGGGTATGGTTACATATCCGGGCAATGAAAATTTGTCGCAGGTAATCCGTGAAATTCCGTTGGAAAAAATTTTAGTGGAAACGGATTGCCCGTACCTGCCGCCTCAGGAAAAACGTGGGGAAAGGAATTTGCCATACTATGTGAAATATACAATCCAAAAAATCGCGGAAATGAAGGGTTTAGATTATAAGGAAATGGAAAAGACTTTAAGTAAGAATGCAACTAATGCTTTTAATTTATCAATTACTTAATTGCGGATTGCGCATTGCGGATTATGAAGATCAAAAAATTTGAAGAATTACCAATTTGGAAACTCAGTTTACCTTGAATCGCGAAATGTATCGTCTATTAACGAGGGAGTCCCTCACCTTTTGTAAAAGATGGGGGACGACCGAAGCCCGCCCTCCTCGCACTCCCGCGAAGCTTGCGAGCGGGCAGGCAATCTCCTAAATCTGTATAAATACAGCTCGATGAGATTGCTTCGTCGTCCGCTTAGGGCGGACTCCTCGCAATGACAAAATAAATTTCGTAATTCAAGGTTGAAAAGTAATGCGCAATTCGAAATTGATGAATTAAATAATTTATTGAAATGTATAATCACAAAGAAATAGAAAAAAAATGGCAAAAGAAATGGGAAAAAGATAGACTTTACAAATCCCAGGATTTTAGCGATAAACCCAAATTTTATTGCTTGGATATGTTCCCCTATCCTTCGGGCGCGGGTCTGCACGTGGGGCACCCCGAGGGTTACACGGCAACAGACATTGTTTCCCGCTACAAGCGGATGAATGGCTATAATGTCCTGCATCCGATGGGTTGGGACGCTTTCGGGTTACCCGCGGAAAATTACGCGATTAAGACTAAGGTTCACCCCGATAAAAGCACGCACGAGAATATTAATCGTTTTCGGGAACAGATTCAGTCCTTAGGTTTATCTTACGACTGGGAACGGGAAGTGGACACTTCCAGCCCGGAATATTACAAATGGACACAGTGGTTTTTCCTCTTTTTGTATAAAAACGGCTGGGCTTATCGCAAAAAAGCGCCGGTGAATTGGTGTCCTTCCTGCCAGACTGTGCTTGCGAATGAACAGGTGATTGATGGCGCGTGCGACCGTTGCAAAACTAAAGTTATTCAAAAAGAACTTAAACAGTGGTTTTTCAAGATTACCGATTTTGCCGAAGAATTAATCGCTGGTTTGGATAAAATTGACTGGCCAGAATCAACCAAAATTATGCAGAGGCATTGGATTGGAAAGAGCGAGGGGGCCGAAATAAAATTTTCAATTTTCAATTTTCAATTTTCAATTAGTGTTTTTACGACAAGACCGGATACAATTTTTGGGGCTACTTATTTGGTTTTGGCACCGGAACATAAAATTGTAGAAAAGTTAAAAGATAAAATTGAAAATTATGCAGAAATAGAGAAATATGTTTTGGCATCTAAGAAAAAAACGGAAAGGGAAAGATTAGCGCAAGAAAAGGAGAAGACAGGCGTGGAATTGAAAGGTATCAAAGCTATAAATCCGGCTAATAATCAAGAAATCCCCATTTTTATTGCAGATTATGTGCTCAAGGGTTATGGCACGGGTGCGATTATGGCGGTGCCAAAACATGATTTACGTGATTATTTATTTGCTCAAAAGTATAATTTACCAATAGTTGAGGTGATAAAACTATGTGAAATTAAAAATGAAAAATTAAAAATTAAAAATCACAATTTAAAATTTAAAAATAATAGAGAGGAAGAATTAGTTTATGAAGATGAGGGGGTATTAGTTAACTCTGGCGAATTTAACGGGTTGGATTCGGAAGCAGCGAGGGAAAAAATCACCGAATGGCTAGCTACAAAGGGATTAGCCAAGAAAAAAATAAATTACAAACTCCGTGATTGGCTGATTTCGCGGCAAAGATATTGGGGCGCGCCGATTCCTATATTTTATTGTGAAAAATGCGGCGAGGTGCCAGTATCAGAAGAAGATTTGCCGGTGTTATTGCCTCGCGATGTAGATTTTATGCCGCACGGAGAATCGCCGCTTACGCGCTCTAAGGAATTTCATAAAGTCAAATGCCCAAAATGCGGGGGGAAGGCGCGGCGCGAATCAGATACTATGGATACCTTCGTCTGTTCTTCCTGGTATTTTTTTCGGTATTGCGATCCCAAAAATGCAGAAGAATTTGCTTCCAAGAAACTTTTAAAATATTGGATGCCCGTTGATTTATATGTGGGCGGCGCGGAACATACGGTTCTGCATTTGCTATACTCCCGCTTTTTTACCAAAGCCCTGCATAAAAAGGGCTTAATCAATTTTGACGAGCCTTTCTTAAAACTCCGTCACCAAGGAATGATTTTAGCCGAAGACGGTCGCAAGATGAGCAAGAGTTTAGGCAATGTGATTAATCCAGATGAGGTGGTAGAAAAGTATGGCGCCGACACAATGCGGATGTATGAGATGTTTATGGGACCGTTTGAAGATTCTATCGCTTGGAACACCAAAGGGGTGATTGGAGTGCGAAGGTTTTTGGAAAAAGTGTGGAAGATAAAGTCAGGAATCAGGAACCAGGAATCAGGAACCAGGAATAATAAGCTAGATGGCTTGGTTCATAGAATAATTAAAAAGGTGGGTGTTGATATTGAGAACTTTAAGTTTAATACCGCGGTGGCGAGTTTAATGATTTTGGTGAACCATATGGAAAGGGAAGAATTTATCCCCCAGCATTTATTTGAATCATTTTTAAAAATTTTATCGCCTTTCGCGCCACATTTGGCGGAAGAATTATGGACACAGCTTGGATACAAAGTCGGAGATGCCGAAGGTAGTGGAACTGCTGACGAAGGAAGTAAGAGTATTTTTGTTGAAAAATGGCCAGAATATGATTTGCGATTAGTGCAAGAGGACGAAGTGGACTTAGTGATTCAGGTGAATGGCAAGGTGCGGGCGGTCGTTCAGGTAAAGACGGATATTTCCGAAAGCGAAGCTAAAAAAATCGCTCTGAAACAGGAAAAAATTAAGAAATGGATAGGCGGCAAGAAAGTCCGCAAATTTATTTTCGTGCCAGGCAGGCTGATTAATATTGTTATTTAACATTGCTGCATTGGTTTCTGAAACCAAATTTTCTGTAAATTGGGAATCCTGATAAAAGAAGGGAAGGAGAGAAGAGATGAGTGATATTCTGGAAGTACTGACAAAGGAAGTATATGTGACCTTAGATGGTGAAAAGTTTGATCTTAGTAAGTTATCCCGAGAAGAGTGGAGAGTGTATTGGGTCGTGCGGCAATTTTGGGGAAAAGTGCCGAGGCCTGGGTGGGCAGGCGAGTTCCCGAATTTTTGGTCAAGCCAGTTAGTAAATCTATATGGCGGAGAGCAGCAGATGTTGGGCACAGTTCTTTATGAAATTTGTCAAGATTTGGAGGCATATTTGGGCATTAAACAGGGCTATATTATGCCGCCTGAAGAATGTTATCGGTTCTTGAAAGATCGGGGCATAGCGTGTAGGGGTAAGCTTATTTTTTTCTTTTATGCTGTGAGGAGTTTCAGAGGGCTGACAGAAGAGAGGGTGCAAAGCTACCTTTATCTTTTGCACCTTATGAAAATATTGCCCTTGTTGGGATATCCCTTCAGGCACAGACCAGAACCACATAGCGACTATTTACAAACTGATCTTGAGGGTCTTACTGCCGCCGGATATTTGGAAGCAGGATCAGAAGGGGTTACTATTACGGAACAGGGAGTGTCTTGGGTAGAGAAAGAAATCCCTCCGGTTCCCGTGTGCCAGTTACTGGAGGATATAATCAGGGTTAAGACTGAAGAGTTTGTCGTTTTATCTGATCCGGAGTTGTTTGGCGCAGTACTTCAAGAGTATGGCAAGAGCCATGCTTTGCGGGCTGCTTAAAATAGGAGCGATGAGGTCAAAATTATTGGCCTCTATTTTTTTGACACTCCGCAGGAATTAATGGTTTAATTTAGGGAAAATTGAACCAAAGCAGTGATTGTAATATTTTATGATTTATCAGTTAGATTTGACAGATTTGGATGTTTGCTGTATCCTTTTATCTTGGCTCTCTAATGGGTAAAAACTAGCAGAACTTCAATTTTTTTATTAAATCTTAAGATTCTAGCATATGAAGAAACTCATTTTTTCGGTCGGAGTAGGCGTTTTAGCCTTTTGCAGCGTAGGATTCTCGGCCCAGGCGCATTGTAATTGGGCTTGCCAGGATCCCGAGTATGACTGGGTGATTAAGCCAGAAGTCCTTGGCGATAGATTGAAGATTATCGCCAACCCGGCATTTACTTGCGCACCAGGGTGCGGGGACAAAATTGTGATTACGGGCGACCCAGACAAGTGGAAATACGCATGGGAAATGAAATGGACCAACCAGGGCTATGTTGCCTATATCCCTTTGAGCAAGCTGCCCAGAGGGCGCAAAATTCGCATGAATTACGCGATTCGCAGTTATAACAACAACACTTGTTGGGCTTTGTATTCAGAAGACAATGATGATGAATGGACCGGTCCAGGGAGCCACGGCGGCACGATTATTGACTTTATGATTCAAGGCAGGCGGGTGGTGCCAGTGGATTAAAGAATTTTTGAAATAAACAAGATCGCCTTTCAAGATAAGGCGATCTTGTTTATTTACTTTGGTAACGATGATTTGTTATAAT
Proteins encoded:
- a CDS encoding pitrilysin family protein, which encodes MMFSKNILKNGLRVVTVPMQNTKTVTVLVVVETGSKYETKKNNGISHVLEHMFFKGTQRRPNTQILASEIDKIGGEHNAFTSEEFTGYYAKAASRHARLLFDLISDMFLNSKLAEQELSLEKNVICEEINMYQDIPMHYVGYLWEQLLYGDQPAGWLTIGTKENVQGFSREDLVNYLKKSYVAANTIIIVAGDIDSQKALTEANNFFGSTRVAPKPRKVKVLEKQNEPRILLQTKKTDQSHFCLGVRGYSVHHPDYYPLEVLTAVLGGGMSSRLFIAVRERRGLAYYVHTNFESYTDHGYLVTQAGVDNNNTEEAVKVVLSELRKAREQKVQEKELNKAKEYLKGKLTLDLETSDEYAFWLAGQEVVRGEMLTEEQIFQKIDAVSSVDAQRVANDIFRNNKLNLAVIGPQKEKEGLKQVLNL
- a CDS encoding AI-2E family transporter: MPKKQVILNTSSIVIVKIVLVLLGLVFLYFVRDVVMVLFTAVVISAALNPIVDWLQKKRIPRTLSVLLIYTVLLSIVVLSIYLLIPPIVTQVKDLANQFPNLYEQLAQKGMKLKAFSAREDLLSNIQKVVSSLGNNITGATRSIFGTLGTIFGSFISAFVILVLSFYLTVQKDALKSFIRAITPARRQKHIIELVDRVQHKIGQWLSGQIFLCFVVGILTFLGLTLLGVKYSLVLALFAGLIEIIPYVGPVLGGLPAVFLALTQSPILALFVIILFFVVQQIENHILAPKIMQKTVGLNPIVVILALLAGGKLAGILGMILAIPVATVVTVFVQDYMELKNRAQIAKKPKINV
- the metG gene encoding methionine--tRNA ligase, with product MSKFYITTPIYYVNDKPHIGHAYTTVAADVLARWQKMNGKDVFFLTGTDEHGAKIAEAAEKAGKNPQEFSDQVSEEFKKTWKNLDIEPSYFIRTTNPEHEKLAVAFLSRLYEKGFLYEKDYKGLYCIGCEKFLTEKELLEGKCPDHNQKPEMVLEKNWFFNLKEFLPKVKEIVAGGKIKIEPDTAYQEVLGIFKQGLDDFSISRQKVKWGIPVPWDKTQTIYVWVEALLNYWTALKIADHEDFWPPDVHLMSHDILKFHAIYWLAMLAAADVDLPRRIFVHGYFTIDGQKMSKTIGNVIDPNVLVKKFGVDATRYLLLSRFPFGKDGDISEAKMKEMYNADLANGIGNLVARVARFQLRIDKLRIANCELKEYKSLMEELKFYEVLKLIMNKVKECNDMIEEKKPWRIKNEQEIKKTLMPVVEKIIIIAEMLKPFMPNVSGKILEILKTRKSEILFPRI
- a CDS encoding TatD family hydrolase; this encodes MIDTHAHLNFKDFNEDYKQVIKDSIDNGVETIINVGSDFQTSEKAIKIAGENEICYAAVGIHPIHTDRVEGMQEEEIFEKLVNLAKGKKIVAIGETGLDYYHLPSEQKKKGKVTRAQKQLFQIHLNLARKTNLFLILHCRDAYDDLLQIINETIKQWNNEIMMGVVHCFCGSLEIARRFLDLGLYVGFTGMVTYPGNENLSQVIREIPLEKILVETDCPYLPPQEKRGERNLPYYVKYTIQKIAEMKGLDYKEMEKTLSKNATNAFNLSIT
- the leuS gene encoding leucine--tRNA ligase, which produces MEMYNHKEIEKKWQKKWEKDRLYKSQDFSDKPKFYCLDMFPYPSGAGLHVGHPEGYTATDIVSRYKRMNGYNVLHPMGWDAFGLPAENYAIKTKVHPDKSTHENINRFREQIQSLGLSYDWEREVDTSSPEYYKWTQWFFLFLYKNGWAYRKKAPVNWCPSCQTVLANEQVIDGACDRCKTKVIQKELKQWFFKITDFAEELIAGLDKIDWPESTKIMQRHWIGKSEGAEIKFSIFNFQFSISVFTTRPDTIFGATYLVLAPEHKIVEKLKDKIENYAEIEKYVLASKKKTERERLAQEKEKTGVELKGIKAINPANNQEIPIFIADYVLKGYGTGAIMAVPKHDLRDYLFAQKYNLPIVEVIKLCEIKNEKLKIKNHNLKFKNNREEELVYEDEGVLVNSGEFNGLDSEAAREKITEWLATKGLAKKKINYKLRDWLISRQRYWGAPIPIFYCEKCGEVPVSEEDLPVLLPRDVDFMPHGESPLTRSKEFHKVKCPKCGGKARRESDTMDTFVCSSWYFFRYCDPKNAEEFASKKLLKYWMPVDLYVGGAEHTVLHLLYSRFFTKALHKKGLINFDEPFLKLRHQGMILAEDGRKMSKSLGNVINPDEVVEKYGADTMRMYEMFMGPFEDSIAWNTKGVIGVRRFLEKVWKIKSGIRNQESGTRNNKLDGLVHRIIKKVGVDIENFKFNTAVASLMILVNHMEREEFIPQHLFESFLKILSPFAPHLAEELWTQLGYKVGDAEGSGTADEGSKSIFVEKWPEYDLRLVQEDEVDLVIQVNGKVRAVVQVKTDISESEAKKIALKQEKIKKWIGGKKVRKFIFVPGRLINIVI